Proteins from a genomic interval of Amycolatopsis sp. cg13:
- a CDS encoding PadR family transcriptional regulator, with protein MSVSHTLLGLLESGPRHGYDLKRAYDEQFGHDRPLAYGQVYSTLSRLLRNGMVEVAGVESGEGPERKRYTITDAGVTDVETWLGTPENPEPYLQNTLYTKVVLALLSGRDATDVLDVQRSEHLKVMRSLTKRKYEGDLADQLICDHALFHLEADLRWLELTAARLGELEKAVR; from the coding sequence ATGTCGGTTTCACATACCTTGCTCGGGTTGCTCGAGTCGGGGCCGAGACACGGGTACGACCTGAAACGGGCGTACGACGAGCAGTTCGGGCACGACCGCCCGCTCGCGTACGGCCAGGTCTACTCGACGCTGTCGCGCCTGCTGCGCAACGGCATGGTCGAGGTCGCGGGGGTCGAGAGCGGAGAAGGACCGGAGCGCAAGCGCTACACGATCACCGACGCCGGGGTCACCGACGTCGAGACCTGGCTGGGCACTCCGGAAAACCCGGAGCCGTACCTGCAGAACACGCTGTACACGAAGGTGGTCCTCGCGCTGCTGTCCGGCCGCGACGCCACCGACGTGCTCGACGTCCAGCGAAGCGAGCACCTGAAGGTGATGCGCTCGCTCACGAAGCGGAAGTACGAGGGCGACCTCGCCGATCAGCTGATCTGCGACCACGCGCTCTTCCATCTCGAGGCGGACCTGCGGTGGCTCGAGCTCACCGCGGCCCGGCTCGGCGAACTCGAGAAGGCGGTGCGCTGA
- a CDS encoding MurR/RpiR family transcriptional regulator yields the protein MSTTYLGGDHFDDHVRARLDDLKPAERQVARFMLANPNEVLFSSAGDLGAAAGTSDATVVRTAKALGYSGLPELKRHLGQTFTARTEPTVRLSAAIENLGSTGSRQIDRVMADSAERLQEMQRQLAPEAVEEAAQLLLDARMVFTWGLGLSSVCAEYAAFRLARRGLVTRHCDDTGFRLADALLPLGTDDAVLVYVPARQNRDVELILRYAEEVGAAVVLVTSDLSADLESRVRVVLPAPDSPTKFTGETLTASIVTDILAHTIASREPDRAKTTADLLTRLRADLGERK from the coding sequence AGCCCGCCGAACGCCAGGTCGCCCGGTTCATGCTGGCCAACCCGAACGAGGTGCTGTTCTCCTCGGCGGGAGACCTCGGCGCGGCGGCCGGGACCAGCGACGCGACCGTCGTCCGCACCGCGAAAGCGCTCGGTTATTCGGGGCTTCCGGAGTTGAAGCGCCACCTCGGCCAGACGTTCACCGCGCGCACCGAGCCGACCGTCCGGCTGAGCGCGGCGATCGAGAACCTCGGGTCCACCGGGTCGCGCCAGATAGACCGGGTGATGGCCGACAGTGCGGAGCGGCTGCAGGAAATGCAGCGGCAGCTCGCGCCGGAGGCGGTCGAGGAGGCGGCGCAATTGCTGCTCGACGCGCGGATGGTGTTCACCTGGGGGCTCGGGCTGTCGTCGGTGTGTGCCGAGTACGCCGCGTTCCGGCTCGCCCGGCGCGGGCTGGTGACGCGGCACTGCGACGACACGGGGTTCCGGCTCGCCGACGCGTTGCTTCCGCTGGGCACTGACGACGCGGTGCTCGTGTACGTCCCGGCTCGGCAGAACCGCGATGTCGAGCTGATCCTGCGGTACGCGGAGGAGGTCGGCGCGGCGGTAGTGCTCGTGACGAGCGACCTGTCTGCGGATCTCGAATCCCGGGTCCGCGTGGTGCTGCCGGCGCCGGATTCGCCTACGAAGTTCACCGGCGAAACCCTGACCGCCTCGATCGTCACCGACATCCTCGCGCACACCATCGCGAGCCGGGAGCCGGACCGCGCGAAGACGACCGCGGACCTGCTGACGCGCCTCCGGGCGGACCTCGGCGAACGGAAGTAG